The DNA segment AACGAACTTAACAACAATTGGTCATTATGTGAAAACGGCCACTTTGTATTATGTAAAAATGACAGTGTTAGTCACGTGCACGAGTGTATCTTTATTGGCGATGAATGACGCTAATGCGGATGTAAATGATAACCAAACTGTGGCGAGTCAATCGATAGCTAGTCAATCCGTTGGCGTGAAAGAACAACGTATTACTGACAGTGGTAAGCGTGCTGTTGCGGCTGAAAAAGCCGGTAACATAACCACTAAATATAGTGATTATCCCAGTGTTATTGAGTTATATAGCGATGATGAACTGAACCAGTTAATTGCAGAGAATACTCACCTTAAACGCGTACGAGCAGATGAGTGTCAGCTGGTTGCTGATATTAAAGTCCGTGCGGAATTAGTAAAATTGCCAACCTACCAATTCCTATGGGGCGATATGTTAGCCTGGGGTGTCTGTGTTGATAAGAATGCCGAGTTAGGCATTTACTTCATGCGTGCAGCAGCAAGACAGGGTCTACCGCGTGCATTAGAACAGCTTGGCCGTTATTATGTACAAGGAAAATTTGTACAACAAGATATAGAACGTGCGTTACCGTTGTTTGAACAATCGGCGAAATTGGGGTTTTTACCGGCAAAAGTGCAGTGGGCTGAGCTATTAATCAAAGGCCATGGCAGCCCTTATGATTATCAAACCGCATACAGTTATTTGTATAATACCGTAACCGCTGATGTAAAGATGCACAACAAATTGACCATATTACTCGCGAAATTAGAAAATTTAATGCCTAAACGCGTGGTTATAGCAGCAAAAAATGCCGCTAAGTACAATTAAACACGATGAATTAAATATCCCTAAAAGCTAACAGCATAATCATTTAGAGTTAGTTTCGATTCGATCCCATGCTCATTTGGCACTATCCTTCTCGTATACCGAGTTACTTAGGGTACAAAACTGTATCCTAATGTGCTTTGGGTATATAATCCGAGCTATATACCTACCAATTTGGACCTTCTATGAGTAAAGACCCTTTCCATACGCGCGAGCAGGAAAAATACAGCAATCCTATTCCTAGTCGAGAATACATTCTCGATTATCTTCGTAGCTTAGATAAGCCGATTAA comes from the Moritella yayanosii genome and includes:
- a CDS encoding tetratricopeptide repeat protein, with the translated sequence MLITPTTNLTTIGHYVKTATLYYVKMTVLVTCTSVSLLAMNDANADVNDNQTVASQSIASQSVGVKEQRITDSGKRAVAAEKAGNITTKYSDYPSVIELYSDDELNQLIAENTHLKRVRADECQLVADIKVRAELVKLPTYQFLWGDMLAWGVCVDKNAELGIYFMRAAARQGLPRALEQLGRYYVQGKFVQQDIERALPLFEQSAKLGFLPAKVQWAELLIKGHGSPYDYQTAYSYLYNTVTADVKMHNKLTILLAKLENLMPKRVVIAAKNAAKYN